A window of Paremcibacter congregatus contains these coding sequences:
- a CDS encoding glycosyltransferase family 4 protein, which produces MPVEKSRDTILPPSRRNNTTPRKLKRVAFIGNYVPRKCGIATFTADLSDAMVQGNPDVECWVIPVNDTAEGYNYPDRARFEIFENDLSSYRHAAYFLNINQVDVVCVQHEFGIHGGPAGSHILTLLKSLHMPIVTVLHTILRTPNADQKKVMDRLIEYSDRLIVMSEMGIEILSEVYDVPESQIDFIPHGIPDFSFIDPHFHKASFGMEGKTTLLTFGLLSENKGIDYVIRALPGIIKKHPDFILIILGATHPHVLRREGESYRLSLERLVTTLGLEEHVIFYNRYVELPELIKFIEVADLYITAYLNEAQITSGTLAYAVGAGKAVLSTPYWHAQELLAEERGVLVPFRDSEKISQEILNLLSDNKRRQSLRRNAFEYGKRMRWSKVAGEYIASFMTACKVRQEHPRTLATHANLNQPPKELLKVDLRHLRRLTDTTGLFQHATYATPNYNDGYSTDDNARGLLFTTLLEEENLLEAADEDLRNSYFAFLAYAFNPEFGRFRNFMAYDRQWQEEVGSEDSHGRSVWALGTVIARSQDQVLCNAATEIFHQALPALHLMTSCRTWAFSLLGLHEYLKKYAGDRLVQKLRARLCDHLMTEYKAFSGRNWPWFERQLTYANAVLPHALLVSAKAMGRSNLENKALDILRWLVDIQKLEKGCFSPIGTEGFYHRRGARARFDQQPTEAQAMVSACLEAYQITKDTYWWLQAKWAFEWYLGQNDLQVPLYDPATGACRDGLHADRANENRGAESTLAFLQSLIEMHAVENMINVSDIRSKTKVTA; this is translated from the coding sequence ATGCCAGTCGAGAAAAGCCGCGACACTATTCTGCCACCTTCACGTCGAAATAATACCACGCCCCGGAAATTAAAACGGGTTGCTTTTATTGGAAATTATGTTCCCCGAAAATGTGGAATTGCCACGTTTACGGCGGACCTTTCCGACGCCATGGTACAGGGAAACCCGGATGTCGAATGCTGGGTTATTCCGGTGAATGACACGGCGGAGGGGTATAATTATCCCGACCGCGCCAGATTTGAAATTTTTGAGAATGATTTATCCTCTTACCGACATGCCGCGTATTTTTTAAATATAAATCAAGTGGATGTTGTTTGTGTGCAACATGAATTCGGTATCCATGGCGGTCCTGCGGGAAGTCATATTCTAACCTTGTTGAAGTCACTTCATATGCCGATCGTGACGGTGCTTCACACCATTCTCAGAACGCCGAATGCGGATCAGAAGAAGGTAATGGACCGGTTGATCGAATATTCAGACCGACTTATCGTGATGAGTGAAATGGGCATAGAGATATTATCCGAGGTCTATGATGTTCCTGAAAGCCAGATAGACTTCATCCCGCATGGCATTCCCGATTTCAGCTTTATCGATCCGCATTTTCATAAAGCAAGTTTCGGGATGGAAGGCAAGACAACTTTGCTGACATTCGGGCTCTTGTCAGAGAATAAAGGCATTGATTATGTGATCCGGGCCTTACCCGGAATCATAAAAAAACATCCTGACTTTATCCTGATCATTTTGGGGGCCACCCATCCACATGTTTTGCGGCGAGAGGGAGAAAGTTACCGCCTTTCCCTGGAACGGCTGGTCACGACCCTGGGACTGGAAGAACATGTCATTTTTTACAACAGATATGTTGAATTGCCCGAATTGATCAAATTTATCGAGGTCGCGGATTTATATATCACGGCTTACTTGAATGAAGCGCAGATTACATCCGGGACTTTGGCGTATGCCGTGGGGGCGGGCAAGGCAGTTTTGTCAACGCCATATTGGCATGCGCAGGAGTTGCTGGCGGAAGAGCGGGGGGTATTGGTGCCGTTCCGGGATTCAGAGAAAATCTCACAGGAAATACTGAACCTTCTTTCGGATAATAAAAGGCGCCAGAGCTTGAGGCGAAATGCCTTTGAATATGGCAAGCGTATGAGATGGTCAAAGGTGGCGGGAGAATATATCGCGTCTTTTATGACAGCGTGTAAGGTGCGTCAGGAGCATCCCCGGACATTAGCCACACACGCCAACCTTAATCAACCGCCAAAAGAATTATTAAAGGTGGATTTACGTCACTTGAGAAGGCTGACGGATACGACGGGGTTGTTTCAGCATGCGACTTATGCAACACCCAATTATAATGATGGCTATAGCACTGACGATAACGCCCGGGGATTATTGTTTACGACTCTTCTGGAAGAAGAGAATTTATTGGAAGCAGCTGACGAAGATTTAAGAAACAGCTATTTTGCCTTTCTGGCTTACGCCTTTAACCCTGAATTTGGCCGGTTTCGCAATTTCATGGCTTACGACCGGCAATGGCAGGAGGAAGTGGGGTCTGAAGATTCTCATGGAAGGTCGGTCTGGGCTTTGGGGACGGTCATCGCCCGGTCCCAGGACCAGGTGTTGTGTAACGCCGCCACAGAGATTTTCCACCAGGCTTTGCCTGCCTTGCACCTTATGACCAGTTGCCGGACCTGGGCATTTTCTTTGCTCGGGTTACATGAATATCTGAAGAAATACGCCGGGGACAGATTGGTGCAAAAGTTACGGGCGCGCCTTTGCGATCATCTCATGACGGAATATAAGGCTTTTTCAGGCCGCAACTGGCCCTGGTTTGAACGTCAGCTGACCTACGCCAATGCGGTATTGCCGCACGCCTTGCTGGTCTCGGCAAAGGCCATGGGACGGTCCAATCTGGAAAACAAGGCTTTGGATATTCTGAGATGGCTTGTGGACATCCAGAAGTTGGAGAAAGGTTGTTTTTCGCCTATCGGTACAGAGGGATTCTATCACCGCCGGGGCGCCAGAGCCCGCTTCGACCAGCAACCGACCGAGGCCCAGGCTATGGTATCCGCCTGTCTGGAAGCATATCAGATCACAAAAGATACTTATTGGTGGTTACAGGCAAAATGGGCCTTTGAATGGTATTTGGGGCAGAATGACCTTCAGGTTCCTTTATATGATCCGGCGACGGGGGCGTGCCGGGATGGTCTTCATGCAGATCGGGCGAATGAAAACAGGGGTGCGGAATCGACCCTCGCCTTTTTGCAGTCACTCATCGAAATGCATGCAGTGGAGAATATGATCAATGTCTCAGACATCAGAAGCAAAACAAAAGTTACAGCATGA
- a CDS encoding glycosidase, with product MSQTSEAKQKLQHETLFKREKNNPILTAAHWPYPVNSVFNPGATLLEDGTTLLLCRVEDRSGLSHLCAARSKDGISNWVIDKKPTLLPSPTEYPEETWGIEDPRITYLPEKKVYAVAYTSYSMPGPTVSIALTKNFKKFERVGMVMPPLNKDAALLPHKICGKWAMIHRPTTSHYSHIWISFSADLDHWGDHKMILQARRGPWWDSDKIGLSPPVIKTSEGWLMIYHSVRHTASGAIYRIGLALFDLGCHQTCLRRSDTWVLTPEAGYERNGDVANVIFPCGYTIAEDGDTLRLYYGGADTCIGMVTGSLRELLSWLQGNSKVMDSDDISLRENNYD from the coding sequence ATGTCTCAGACATCAGAAGCAAAACAAAAGTTACAGCATGAAACCCTGTTTAAACGGGAAAAAAACAACCCTATTTTGACCGCGGCACACTGGCCTTATCCGGTAAACTCGGTTTTTAATCCGGGGGCGACGCTGTTGGAAGATGGCACAACCCTTTTGCTCTGCAGGGTGGAAGACCGTAGCGGACTGTCACATTTATGCGCGGCGCGATCAAAAGATGGCATATCCAACTGGGTTATTGATAAAAAGCCTACGCTTTTGCCTTCCCCGACGGAATACCCGGAGGAAACCTGGGGGATAGAAGACCCCAGAATTACTTACCTGCCGGAGAAGAAGGTATATGCGGTGGCCTATACGTCTTATTCCATGCCGGGGCCGACTGTGTCGATTGCCCTGACGAAGAATTTCAAGAAATTTGAACGGGTCGGCATGGTGATGCCGCCCTTGAACAAGGATGCGGCGCTTCTACCCCATAAGATCTGTGGGAAATGGGCGATGATACACCGTCCCACCACGTCACATTACTCTCATATCTGGATATCATTCTCAGCCGACCTGGATCATTGGGGGGATCATAAAATGATATTACAGGCCCGGCGGGGACCCTGGTGGGATTCCGATAAAATCGGACTGTCACCACCTGTGATTAAGACGTCAGAAGGCTGGTTAATGATTTACCATAGTGTGCGCCATACGGCCTCGGGGGCAATTTATCGCATTGGTTTGGCGTTATTTGATTTGGGGTGTCATCAGACATGCCTGCGCCGGTCGGATACCTGGGTGCTTACCCCGGAGGCGGGCTATGAACGCAATGGCGATGTGGCGAATGTTATTTTTCCCTGCGGTTATACAATCGCAGAGGATGGCGATACGCTTCGGCTTTACTACGGGGGGGCAGACACCTGCATCGGCATGGTGACCGGCAGTTTACGTGAATTGTTAAGCTGGTTGCAGGGCAACAGCAAGGTTATGGATAGTGATGATATTTCCCTTAGGGAGAATAATTATGACTAA
- the ppsA gene encoding phosphoenolpyruvate synthase, producing MTKRTFIRPFREIGLDDIALVGGKNASLGEMIQHVTQADVHVPEGFALTTDAYWLFWRNNNLALPVEEQLRYLTEGHITLQEAGSQIRGLFFQGKMPEEVTAAVREAYGALCDQAGEKKLQVAIRSSATAEDLPEASFAGQQESFLNVRGGKAVVDCCQRCFASLFTNRAISYRNLHGIDHMKVALSVGVQMMVRSDKACSGVMFSLDTETGFPEAILINATWGLGEGIVSGTVDPDEYMVFKPFLSDSSLVPIILKRSGQKKEKVVYAASGAIGTERVATSRQEQADFVLTNAEIISLSQAAKRIEAHYTVPMDMEWAKDFRSGQFYIVQARPETVQSKKKATGLWTYQLKEKGPVLTRGLSIGDAVATGKVCILKNISEADNFPKGAVLVAPQTDPDWLPVMRKASALITEHGGRTSHAAIVSRELGLPAVIGTGNACQVLQNGQEVTVSCAEGGEGMIYEGILAFEKSRQSFDEIPPTVTKVMLNMANPDAALRWWRLPADGIGLARMEFIISNHIKIHPMALLHPDRILNTGDLNAVEELTRSYDSKAAYFVEKLALDIALIAASQYPKPVIVRLSDFKTNEYADLLGGAAFEPRESNPMIGWRGASRYYDKDYREAFSLECKALKRVRDTIGFKNVVIMVPFCRTMKEADRVLDIMAQEGLKRGQAGLEIYVMAEIPSNIILAEEFAERFDGFSIGSNDLTQLTLGIDRDSDKLSPMFDAADPAVLTLIRDLITRAHKRGTKVGLCGQAPSDDPDYAKLLIEAGIDTISVTPDSFLSVKNKVFTAEREIRQTS from the coding sequence ATGACTAAACGGACATTTATCCGACCTTTTAGAGAGATTGGATTAGATGATATCGCGTTGGTGGGGGGGAAGAACGCTTCACTTGGTGAAATGATCCAGCATGTGACGCAGGCAGATGTTCATGTACCGGAAGGCTTTGCCTTGACAACAGATGCCTATTGGCTTTTTTGGCGAAACAACAATCTTGCTCTCCCTGTTGAAGAACAACTGCGGTATTTAACGGAAGGCCATATCACGCTTCAGGAAGCGGGCAGTCAGATAAGAGGGCTTTTTTTTCAGGGAAAAATGCCGGAAGAGGTTACCGCCGCCGTCCGTGAGGCATATGGCGCATTATGTGACCAGGCCGGTGAAAAAAAACTCCAGGTCGCGATCAGAAGCAGTGCGACGGCGGAAGACCTCCCGGAGGCCAGTTTCGCAGGGCAGCAGGAAAGCTTTCTGAATGTCCGGGGGGGAAAGGCGGTCGTTGATTGTTGTCAGAGATGTTTTGCCTCTTTGTTTACCAATCGGGCGATAAGTTACCGGAATCTGCATGGCATTGATCATATGAAGGTGGCATTGTCGGTGGGCGTTCAAATGATGGTGCGGTCAGACAAGGCCTGTTCCGGGGTTATGTTTTCACTGGATACGGAGACAGGATTTCCTGAGGCCATTCTCATAAACGCCACCTGGGGGTTGGGAGAGGGGATTGTGTCCGGCACCGTTGATCCGGATGAATATATGGTCTTTAAGCCGTTTTTGTCCGATTCCTCTCTCGTGCCGATCATACTAAAAAGATCCGGGCAGAAAAAAGAGAAGGTGGTGTATGCCGCATCGGGCGCCATTGGCACGGAAAGGGTTGCAACATCACGGCAAGAGCAAGCCGATTTTGTTTTGACGAATGCCGAGATTATCTCGCTGTCCCAGGCGGCGAAAAGAATTGAGGCACATTACACAGTTCCTATGGATATGGAGTGGGCCAAGGATTTTAGAAGCGGTCAATTTTATATCGTCCAGGCGCGGCCTGAAACGGTGCAATCCAAGAAGAAGGCCACCGGTCTGTGGACCTATCAACTGAAGGAAAAGGGGCCTGTTCTGACGCGTGGGTTGAGCATAGGGGATGCTGTTGCGACGGGAAAGGTCTGTATCCTGAAGAACATATCCGAAGCGGATAATTTCCCTAAAGGGGCTGTTCTGGTGGCCCCACAAACCGATCCGGATTGGCTGCCGGTGATGCGCAAGGCCAGCGCCCTGATCACGGAACATGGGGGACGGACTTCCCATGCCGCGATTGTCAGCCGTGAATTGGGATTGCCAGCCGTGATCGGAACCGGAAATGCCTGCCAGGTTTTACAGAATGGTCAGGAGGTCACCGTATCCTGTGCAGAAGGCGGTGAGGGGATGATTTACGAGGGTATTCTGGCGTTTGAAAAAAGTCGTCAATCTTTTGATGAAATTCCGCCAACGGTTACGAAAGTGATGCTGAACATGGCAAATCCGGACGCGGCCTTAAGGTGGTGGCGGTTGCCGGCCGATGGCATCGGCCTGGCGCGGATGGAATTTATCATCAGCAACCATATTAAAATACACCCCATGGCTTTATTGCATCCGGACAGAATTTTAAATACGGGGGATCTCAATGCTGTGGAAGAATTGACCCGTTCCTATGATTCAAAGGCGGCGTATTTTGTGGAGAAACTTGCACTGGATATCGCTTTAATCGCGGCTAGTCAGTATCCCAAGCCGGTGATCGTGCGTCTTAGTGATTTCAAAACCAATGAATATGCTGACCTTCTGGGCGGGGCAGCGTTTGAACCGCGGGAAAGCAACCCCATGATCGGATGGCGGGGGGCCAGTCGCTATTATGACAAGGATTACCGCGAGGCGTTTTCCCTTGAGTGCAAGGCGTTAAAGCGGGTGAGGGATACGATAGGTTTTAAAAATGTTGTCATCATGGTGCCTTTCTGTCGCACGATGAAAGAAGCCGATAGGGTGCTTGACATTATGGCGCAAGAGGGACTGAAGAGAGGTCAGGCGGGGCTTGAAATTTACGTGATGGCGGAAATTCCCTCGAACATTATTCTCGCGGAAGAATTCGCAGAACGTTTCGACGGGTTTTCCATCGGCAGCAATGACCTGACCCAATTGACCCTCGGAATTGACCGGGATTCAGATAAATTATCTCCCATGTTTGATGCCGCTGATCCGGCGGTTTTGACCCTTATTCGGGATTTGATCACCAGAGCCCATAAGAGAGGCACGAAGGTTGGTCTGTGTGGGCAGGCGCCCAGCGACGACCCGGATTACGCCAAACTATTGATTGAAGCGGGGATCGATACGATTTCGGTCACGCCGGATAGTTTTTTATCTGTGAAAAACAAAGTTTTCACCGCTGAAAGAGAGATAAGACAGACGTCTTGA
- a CDS encoding universal stress protein, which produces MLKSILVPLDHKSTSERRIMAATTLGQKFGAHIQGVHVLPTLEHMMQTIPYMPYAAEVYQQHHKSLKKQAKALLEHFEHAMTGAALNYDRVLEEGDQDSIYKFYSRCADLTLVNQEDLTVGSILNQMSSFVLGSGLPVMALPENMLFPTIGERILVAWNDSAQCARATHDALPFLCEAERVTVLSVGEYDKDQVPTTDICQHLSRHNVNVEGREDGVADNVAETILMAAEELNADLIVAGAWGHSRITEVILGGVTQRLFSNKLLPVFLSH; this is translated from the coding sequence ATGTTAAAATCTATTCTTGTGCCACTTGATCATAAATCGACCAGTGAACGGCGGATCATGGCGGCGACGACGTTGGGGCAGAAATTCGGGGCACATATCCAGGGTGTTCATGTGTTGCCTACTCTGGAACATATGATGCAGACCATTCCCTATATGCCTTATGCCGCCGAGGTTTATCAGCAACACCATAAGTCGCTGAAGAAACAGGCCAAGGCTCTTCTGGAGCATTTCGAGCATGCAATGACCGGTGCCGCGCTCAACTATGACAGGGTTCTGGAGGAAGGCGATCAGGATTCGATATATAAATTCTATTCCCGGTGCGCGGACCTGACGCTTGTGAACCAGGAGGATCTGACAGTTGGGAGTATTTTGAACCAGATGAGTTCTTTTGTCTTGGGCAGCGGGTTGCCTGTGATGGCTCTGCCGGAAAATATGCTGTTTCCGACAATTGGCGAACGTATTCTGGTGGCCTGGAACGACAGTGCGCAATGCGCCAGAGCGACCCATGATGCGCTGCCATTCTTGTGTGAAGCGGAACGGGTGACGGTTTTGTCGGTTGGGGAGTATGATAAGGATCAGGTGCCAACGACGGATATCTGCCAGCATCTCTCTCGGCATAATGTTAATGTTGAAGGCCGGGAAGACGGCGTGGCCGATAATGTCGCGGAGACCATTTTAATGGCGGCGGAAGAGTTGAATGCGGACCTGATCGTTGCCGGGGCATGGGGACATTCCCGTATCACGGAGGTCATTTTGGGGGGTGTAACACAGCGGCTCTTTTCCAATAAACTCCTGCCGGTTTTCTTATCTCATTAA
- a CDS encoding Hsp20/alpha crystallin family protein: MSIRDLVPSLWQEKGNGRRESLMPIETLKEEMDQLFDNFYPLSGRPFQRRWADRKISSIALADIGETEKAFEVTMDLPGFDEKDIDITYADNQLTVEGKKEDTREEDGREYHRLERSCGSFRRSFYLPVDVLEDKMNAVFKKGVLKITLPKSPEAQKAQKKIAIKTA, from the coding sequence ATGAGCATTCGTGACCTTGTACCGTCTCTTTGGCAAGAAAAAGGGAATGGCCGCCGCGAATCCCTGATGCCGATTGAAACGTTGAAGGAAGAAATGGACCAGTTGTTTGATAATTTCTACCCTCTGTCCGGACGTCCTTTTCAGAGAAGGTGGGCGGACCGGAAGATATCCAGCATTGCACTGGCAGATATCGGGGAAACGGAAAAGGCTTTTGAAGTGACCATGGATCTGCCGGGGTTTGATGAAAAAGACATCGACATCACCTATGCGGACAACCAGTTGACTGTTGAAGGCAAGAAAGAAGATACCCGGGAAGAAGACGGCAGGGAATACCATCGGCTGGAACGCAGTTGTGGCTCCTTCCGCCGGTCTTTCTATCTGCCTGTGGATGTTCTGGAAGACAAAATGAACGCTGTCTTTAAGAAAGGCGTTCTGAAAATTACTTTACCAAAATCGCCAGAGGCACAAAAGGCGCAAAAGAAAATAGCTATAAAAACGGCATAA
- a CDS encoding phosphomannose isomerase type II C-terminal cupin domain: MIRTMDILVELGRGISAKPVQWCKGLYNKIRTIWEGHRPWGYYKVLENTSHRKVKTIHVTPGKRLSLQKHRHRSEYWLVAEGCGLVEVNDKELLLEPGNSIAIPQDTTHRVTNVGKEPLVFVEIQVGDYLEEDDIIRLEDDYGRRTAETQKSQI; encoded by the coding sequence ATGATTAGAACAATGGATATACTGGTTGAATTGGGCAGAGGCATATCGGCCAAGCCCGTTCAATGGTGCAAGGGTCTTTATAACAAGATCCGCACCATATGGGAGGGGCACCGGCCTTGGGGATATTACAAGGTTCTGGAGAATACGTCGCACCGAAAGGTGAAGACAATTCATGTGACGCCGGGAAAAAGACTGAGTTTGCAAAAACACAGACATCGGTCCGAATACTGGTTGGTGGCCGAAGGCTGCGGTCTGGTAGAGGTCAATGACAAGGAGTTGTTATTGGAGCCGGGCAACAGTATCGCGATTCCTCAGGATACCACCCACAGGGTGACCAATGTGGGGAAAGAACCGTTGGTCTTTGTCGAGATACAAGTAGGCGATTATCTGGAGGAAGACGATATTATCCGCCTGGAAGATGATTATGGTCGCAGAACGGCTGAAACCCAGAAGTCTCAGATTTAG
- a CDS encoding CBS domain-containing protein, producing MLVKDIMSHFVTTIDEEASLKEAASKMRDHDIGCLLVSREDNLSGIVTDRDITCKGVADGMDIDAMIVSDVMTHDVIWCAENSDVEDALHIMENNQIRRLPVLDGEKNLVGVLSIGDISTQMPHELSGEVIEAISKTGKRKPPMTTVS from the coding sequence ATGCTGGTCAAAGACATTATGTCCCATTTTGTCACGACGATTGATGAGGAGGCCAGTTTAAAGGAGGCCGCAAGCAAGATGCGTGATCATGATATCGGTTGTTTACTTGTCAGCCGGGAGGACAACCTTTCCGGCATCGTGACGGATCGGGATATTACCTGCAAAGGGGTAGCGGACGGGATGGACATTGATGCAATGATTGTTAGTGATGTGATGACCCATGATGTGATCTGGTGTGCGGAAAACAGCGATGTGGAGGATGCCCTACATATTATGGAAAACAATCAGATCAGACGCCTGCCTGTTTTGGATGGAGAGAAGAATTTGGTGGGGGTTTTATCGATTGGTGATATTTCAACGCAAATGCCTCATGAACTTTCAGGGGAAGTGATTGAAGCTATTTCGAAGACGGGGAAAAGAAAACCGCCGATGACGACGGTGAGTTAG
- a CDS encoding PAS domain-containing protein, translating to MALEMVDILTLNKQTKNIMDAVSSLVVVMDEGGRITYINQACTDITGYCFSDVEGRYIWDFLFCPVYAAEARRAFHDLISTHKPCHGKTVWRARDGTSNLISWSSQVIKGASDDKISVIATGVGVSQQAVAALGIDGIAHDFNNLLTVIIGNLEILQDYVKAPEGHALIGDAIISAGQGARLIESLCRNNG from the coding sequence GTGGCATTGGAAATGGTTGATATCCTTACGTTAAACAAACAAACAAAAAACATTATGGATGCGGTTAGTTCTCTTGTGGTGGTCATGGATGAGGGCGGTCGAATTACATATATTAATCAGGCCTGCACAGATATTACAGGATATTGTTTCTCCGATGTAGAAGGACGATATATCTGGGATTTTTTATTCTGTCCTGTTTACGCTGCGGAGGCGCGGCGTGCATTTCATGACCTCATATCAACCCACAAACCTTGTCACGGAAAGACGGTTTGGCGCGCCCGGGACGGGACGTCGAATTTAATTTCCTGGTCCAGTCAGGTTATTAAAGGCGCATCGGATGACAAAATATCTGTGATTGCGACAGGGGTGGGGGTTAGTCAGCAAGCCGTTGCGGCGCTTGGTATTGATGGAATAGCGCATGATTTTAATAATCTTTTGACGGTGATTATAGGCAATCTGGAAATTCTGCAGGATTATGTCAAGGCGCCTGAAGGCCATGCATTGATCGGAGATGCTATTATAAGCGCCGGGCAGGGGGCGAGATTGATCGAGAGCCTGTGCCGGAACAATGGGTAA
- a CDS encoding cytochrome C, whose translation MKTLFISILGVSLIMFLTGCDQGPKSARGFSLPEGSVVNGEIKFVQLKCNDCHSVVGREEIREDVDPIMTVPLGGMTTRIVTYGELVTSIINPSHKISQRYLATPVEEEGQSKMRNYNELMTVQELIDIVAFLSEQYELQPYPKTYYTVY comes from the coding sequence ATGAAAACACTATTTATTTCCATTCTTGGCGTTTCTCTAATCATGTTTCTCACCGGCTGCGATCAGGGCCCCAAATCCGCAAGGGGATTTAGTTTGCCAGAAGGCAGTGTGGTGAATGGGGAAATTAAATTTGTCCAGCTAAAATGCAATGATTGTCATTCCGTTGTGGGACGTGAAGAAATCAGAGAAGATGTCGACCCGATCATGACGGTGCCGTTGGGAGGAATGACGACACGCATTGTTACATACGGGGAGCTCGTCACATCGATTATCAATCCTTCCCATAAGATATCACAACGATATCTTGCGACACCAGTTGAAGAGGAGGGGCAGTCAAAAATGCGTAACTACAATGAACTTATGACTGTTCAGGAGCTTATTGATATTGTTGCATTCCTGTCAGAGCAATATGAATTGCAACCCTATCCCAAGACATACTATACCGTTTATTGA
- a CDS encoding helix-turn-helix domain-containing protein has protein sequence MRSIALAKNNAVKYPSCLSTFTQDNAKIFLHPEVRNILNYHSGQTILFEDDTIHYLYEIVTGTVKTYTILNDGRRQITGFYTKGDILGLPARGRYFYSAEAITDTTVYYHTLSRMEQLLQSNPDLAQKMIEIAYHQLSDTHAQLVSLGRKKPDERVATFLLNCQRWTTIQVPSQEAVVSLPMSRLDIADYLGLTQETVCRVFSKFNRAGLIKLLSASQFTLKDQKQLSALAQTL, from the coding sequence ATGCGATCTATAGCCCTCGCCAAGAATAATGCCGTCAAATACCCATCCTGCCTGTCTACCTTCACACAAGACAACGCAAAAATATTCCTACATCCCGAAGTCAGAAATATTCTTAACTACCATTCCGGACAGACCATTCTATTCGAAGATGACACCATTCATTACCTTTATGAGATTGTGACAGGTACGGTAAAAACCTATACTATTCTCAATGACGGCCGTCGCCAGATTACAGGTTTCTATACCAAAGGCGACATTCTCGGGTTGCCGGCGCGCGGGCGATATTTTTACAGTGCAGAAGCCATTACCGACACTACCGTCTATTACCATACCCTTTCCAGAATGGAACAGCTGTTACAATCAAATCCGGACCTCGCCCAGAAAATGATAGAAATTGCCTATCACCAACTGAGCGACACACATGCACAGCTGGTGTCTTTGGGGCGCAAAAAGCCCGATGAACGGGTGGCGACTTTTCTGCTGAACTGCCAGAGATGGACAACGATCCAGGTTCCGTCACAGGAAGCCGTTGTTTCCCTGCCGATGTCCCGCCTTGATATTGCAGATTATCTTGGACTGACCCAGGAAACCGTCTGCCGTGTTTTCAGTAAATTCAACCGGGCAGGATTGATCAAGCTTCTCAGCGCAAGCCAATTCACCCTCAAGGACCAGAAACAATTATCCGCTCTGGCGCAAACCCTATGA
- a CDS encoding response regulator: MAKILIVDDDEAILRMLEKFLRQEGFDVATVANGTIALAKIKAYEPDIILLDINLPGEDGLTVAKKLRLENQNIGIIMVTGKGDIIDRVVGLEMGADDYIAKPFHLREVLARIRSILRRREHTAVYDDADQNGLLKKTLRFNDWQADLGARVLTGPDGNKVPLTSGDFRLLEVFLKNPQRVLSRDQILDFVAARQWEPYDRSVDTRVRRLRGKIEKDPSTPEIIKTVRGEGYVFSTQVEVSS, from the coding sequence ATGGCAAAAATTCTGATCGTAGATGATGATGAGGCTATTCTGAGGATGTTGGAGAAATTTCTCCGTCAGGAAGGCTTTGATGTCGCGACTGTTGCGAACGGAACAATCGCATTGGCAAAGATCAAAGCGTATGAGCCTGACATCATTTTGCTGGACATTAATCTTCCTGGTGAAGATGGTTTGACGGTGGCCAAGAAGCTCCGGCTTGAAAATCAGAATATTGGTATCATCATGGTGACGGGTAAAGGGGATATCATCGATCGTGTCGTGGGGTTGGAAATGGGAGCCGATGATTATATCGCCAAACCGTTTCACCTGAGAGAGGTGCTCGCCCGGATACGCAGCATATTAAGGCGTAGAGAACACACAGCTGTTTATGATGATGCGGATCAGAATGGTCTCCTTAAAAAAACATTACGTTTCAACGATTGGCAGGCTGATTTGGGAGCGCGGGTTTTAACCGGACCGGACGGCAACAAGGTGCCCCTGACCTCGGGTGATTTCAGGCTGCTGGAAGTTTTTCTCAAAAATCCTCAACGGGTCTTAAGCCGGGATCAAATCCTGGATTTTGTTGCGGCCCGTCAGTGGGAGCCCTATGACCGCAGCGTCGATACCAGGGTGCGCCGGCTTCGGGGTAAAATAGAGAAAGACCCGAGTACGCCCGAAATTATCAAAACGGTGCGGGGGGAAGGGTATGTTTTCTCAACACAAGTTGAAGTATCGTCTTAA